A part of Thermocrinis albus DSM 14484 genomic DNA contains:
- a CDS encoding YdcF family protein: MYLLSIEPVKDLLYKPLEEAYPVPGSFSADVIVVLGGGAYGSGVLKEDSVKRLLTAYLLQRKTGLPMILSGGASISSMPEAEAMKALLTELKADTRRVYTETESRDTEENALYVKEMCDRLGYKKILLVTSAYHMKRAVRDFQKQGLEVIPYPTDFKRETRYNLYSLLPKMTVLADSYKALREYLALISDVLR; encoded by the coding sequence ATGTATCTCCTCTCTATAGAACCTGTAAAGGATCTCCTTTACAAACCCCTGGAGGAAGCTTATCCTGTGCCCGGAAGCTTTTCCGCCGATGTGATAGTGGTTTTGGGTGGTGGTGCCTACGGCAGTGGTGTCCTTAAGGAAGATTCGGTGAAGAGACTGCTCACCGCTTACTTACTTCAACGAAAGACAGGTCTACCCATGATCCTCTCCGGGGGAGCCAGTATAAGTAGCATGCCGGAGGCAGAAGCCATGAAGGCTCTCCTTACGGAACTTAAAGCGGACACACGCCGTGTTTATACGGAAACTGAGAGCAGGGATACAGAAGAGAACGCCCTTTATGTGAAAGAGATGTGCGACAGGTTAGGTTACAAAAAGATACTTTTGGTTACGTCGGCGTATCATATGAAACGTGCGGTAAGAGATTTCCAGAAACAAGGCCTGGAAGTCATACCGTATCCTACAGACTTTAAGAGAGAGACAAGATACAACCTTTACAGTCTTTTACCTAAGATGACCGTCTTGGCAGACAGTTACAAGGCACTTAGGGAATATTTAGCGTTGATAAGCGATGTGTTAAGATAA